In the Bifidobacterium catenulatum PV20-2 genome, one interval contains:
- the sstT gene encoding serine/threonine transporter SstT produces the protein MNHISKALRGVADKYNGVSLIIRIIVGLIAGTALALVVPHMTWIGEFGTLFVSALKAVAPILVFVLVASALAQGNSKLDGRFGTVLFLYLFTTFLSAVVAVLTSRMFPQTISLGDAADADVVPQGLSEVVQTLLTNIVANPIQAMIDGNYICILMWACLFGLAMKGIANESSKAFLANVADGVSQVIRWVINLAPFGIMGLVFTSVSENGLAAFTEYGSLLLLLVGTMLLMVLVFGPLVIFLYLHRNPYPLVYRCFKESGLTAFFTRSSAANIPVNMQLCEKLGLDKDMYSVSIPLGATINMNGAAVTITIMAMAAANTMGIQISLPAAILLSVVSALGACGASGVAGGSLLLIPMACSLFGISNDIAMQVVGVGFIIGVIQDSVETCLNSASDVEFAATAEYHAWLKQGRQLPAFMYSKKERQQLGIEA, from the coding sequence ATGAACCATATTTCGAAAGCGCTTCGTGGCGTTGCCGACAAGTATAACGGCGTATCACTGATTATCCGCATTATCGTCGGTCTTATCGCAGGTACCGCACTGGCATTGGTCGTTCCGCATATGACGTGGATCGGCGAATTCGGCACCCTGTTCGTAAGCGCATTGAAGGCCGTCGCTCCGATTCTGGTGTTTGTGCTGGTGGCAAGTGCTTTGGCTCAAGGCAATTCCAAGCTTGACGGCCGTTTCGGCACGGTGCTTTTCCTGTATCTGTTCACCACGTTCCTGTCCGCCGTAGTGGCGGTGCTGACGTCTCGCATGTTCCCGCAGACCATATCGTTGGGCGATGCCGCTGACGCCGATGTGGTACCGCAGGGCTTGAGCGAGGTTGTGCAGACGTTGCTGACCAATATTGTGGCCAATCCGATTCAGGCCATGATCGACGGCAACTACATCTGCATTCTGATGTGGGCTTGCCTGTTTGGTCTTGCCATGAAGGGCATTGCCAATGAAAGCTCCAAGGCGTTCCTTGCCAATGTGGCCGATGGCGTGTCTCAGGTGATTCGTTGGGTCATCAATCTCGCCCCGTTCGGCATTATGGGCTTGGTGTTCACCAGCGTTTCCGAAAACGGTTTGGCGGCCTTCACTGAGTACGGTAGCCTCCTGCTCCTGCTCGTCGGCACCATGCTGCTGATGGTGCTCGTGTTCGGCCCGCTGGTCATTTTCCTGTACCTGCATCGCAACCCGTATCCGCTGGTGTACCGCTGCTTCAAGGAATCCGGCCTGACTGCATTCTTCACCCGTTCCTCCGCGGCGAACATTCCGGTCAACATGCAGCTGTGCGAGAAGCTCGGTCTCGATAAAGACATGTATTCCGTGTCCATTCCGCTGGGCGCAACCATCAACATGAACGGTGCCGCCGTCACCATCACCATCATGGCCATGGCTGCCGCCAATACGATGGGCATTCAGATTTCGCTGCCGGCCGCCATTCTGCTGTCTGTGGTGTCGGCGCTCGGTGCATGTGGCGCTTCCGGCGTGGCCGGCGGATCGCTGCTGCTTATTCCGATGGCCTGCTCGCTGTTCGGCATCAGCAACGATATCGCCATGCAGGTGGTGGGTGTCGGCTTCATCATCGGCGTTATTCAGGATTCCGTGGAGACCTGCCTGAATTCCGCTTCCGACGTGGAGTTTGCGGCGACCGCCGAATATCATGCTTGGCTCAAGCAGGGCCGTCAGCTTCCTGCGTTCATGTATTCCAAGAAAGAACGCCAGCAGCTCGGCATCGAAGCCTGA
- a CDS encoding LacI family DNA-binding transcriptional regulator has translation MVTAKDVAKRAGVSQATVSYVMSGSRPISEATKKRVHRAMQDLGYVPNANARSLAGGRNNMIAVMVRMDKNTQMAELHPFLTTIVSEAGKRECNVMLMPAEEGVEGLDHLVRQGTIDGVVVFDIEWHDSRLADVAALQVPTVLIGTTEDAHGLPCVDVDYRRIAQLCVNYLAQVGSQRMVLIGDSERGVEKYAFAKFFADESRVVAAVLGMQYDLFVPPYPGWRGMWTFSDTLKELAACHGGIAVRTPEVLGELMQLCAELDIVPGRDVQVVAVYVDGHAERLRYPVTNVDPVPEQVSVETVRELFEQIDGKPCEAVRLVQPHITERDGIDDLDAVAI, from the coding sequence ATGGTTACCGCGAAAGATGTCGCGAAACGGGCTGGGGTTTCACAAGCGACGGTATCGTATGTAATGAGCGGTAGCCGTCCCATTTCTGAAGCTACGAAGAAACGCGTGCACCGGGCTATGCAGGATTTGGGGTATGTGCCTAATGCCAACGCGCGTTCGTTGGCTGGGGGACGCAACAATATGATTGCGGTCATGGTGCGAATGGATAAGAATACTCAGATGGCGGAGCTTCATCCATTTTTGACGACCATTGTGAGTGAGGCTGGCAAACGGGAATGCAACGTCATGCTTATGCCTGCCGAAGAGGGTGTTGAGGGCTTAGACCATTTAGTAAGGCAAGGCACTATTGATGGCGTTGTCGTGTTTGATATTGAATGGCATGACAGTCGATTGGCTGACGTGGCTGCGCTGCAAGTGCCGACTGTGCTTATTGGCACTACCGAAGATGCACATGGATTGCCATGCGTGGATGTGGACTACCGCCGCATCGCGCAGCTATGCGTCAACTATCTTGCTCAAGTTGGCTCACAGCGTATGGTGTTGATTGGCGATTCGGAACGAGGCGTGGAAAAGTATGCTTTTGCTAAGTTTTTCGCTGATGAATCTCGTGTGGTCGCTGCGGTGCTGGGAATGCAATATGACTTGTTTGTACCGCCTTACCCGGGATGGCGGGGCATGTGGACTTTTTCTGATACGTTGAAGGAGCTGGCGGCTTGCCATGGCGGTATTGCAGTCAGAACGCCGGAAGTGCTGGGTGAACTGATGCAGCTATGTGCTGAGTTGGATATAGTGCCTGGAAGGGATGTCCAAGTAGTGGCGGTGTATGTGGATGGTCACGCTGAGAGGCTGCGCTACCCCGTGACTAACGTCGATCCGGTGCCGGAACAAGTTTCGGTGGAGACGGTGCGTGAGTTGTTTGAACAGATTGATGGCAAGCCATGCGAAGCTGTGCGTTTGGTGCAACCTCATATCACCGAACGCGATGGAATTGATGACTTGGATGCCGTAGCGATTTAG
- a CDS encoding ABC transporter substrate-binding protein has protein sequence MRVMKSKMLHVVVAGAAAVAMMAPLAACGSSSTGGEKTKISFYSYFKENQIGDVVKGFEKANPNIILDVQYGQDPSQYISTLQTRLAGGKPPTIFNITMDNRTDVMNSGAVANLTGKDFLKGVDDSNFQLFQQDGKIYGLPVSAWVGVMFYNKDLLNQAGYDEFPKTWDEFIEMGKKINASGGTAFLEDFNSQPSGTLAGLVASNWAKRGVDVPDQDIWDGKTTFTDAWGPAVEAWGKAVKEGVIPTKSVGLSADQIKQEFVNGSLAVMRSGPWDLEDVKASGVNFGVAAMPAIDGGEQWINGGPDQGFAIAEKATDNEKVAAEKFLSYLNSEEGLKAFTSAAGTMSLSDNYQAEPPAELKDVVDTYFAANKFYWYNWSKSPAAMTTVMTDQQQKLVQGKISASDMTKALDSKWSSLK, from the coding sequence ATGAGAGTTATGAAAAGCAAGATGCTCCATGTGGTGGTGGCTGGTGCGGCTGCAGTAGCGATGATGGCGCCTCTTGCTGCTTGCGGATCAAGTAGTACTGGTGGTGAGAAGACCAAGATCTCCTTCTACTCTTACTTCAAAGAGAATCAGATTGGTGACGTGGTCAAGGGATTCGAAAAGGCTAATCCGAACATTATTCTTGATGTGCAATACGGTCAGGATCCATCTCAGTACATCTCCACGTTGCAGACCCGTCTGGCTGGTGGTAAGCCGCCGACCATCTTCAACATTACGATGGATAACCGTACTGACGTCATGAACTCTGGTGCGGTTGCTAATCTGACTGGTAAAGATTTCCTCAAGGGCGTGGATGATTCTAATTTCCAGCTGTTCCAGCAAGACGGCAAAATCTACGGTCTACCGGTTTCTGCTTGGGTGGGTGTGATGTTCTATAACAAGGATCTCCTTAATCAAGCTGGTTACGATGAGTTTCCCAAGACTTGGGATGAGTTCATTGAAATGGGCAAGAAGATTAACGCTTCCGGAGGCACCGCTTTCCTTGAAGATTTCAACTCGCAACCATCCGGCACGCTGGCCGGACTGGTGGCCTCCAATTGGGCTAAGCGGGGCGTTGATGTTCCTGATCAAGATATCTGGGATGGTAAAACCACCTTCACCGATGCTTGGGGACCAGCGGTTGAGGCTTGGGGTAAAGCTGTTAAGGAGGGTGTCATACCAACCAAGTCCGTTGGCCTATCGGCTGATCAAATCAAGCAGGAGTTTGTCAATGGTTCCTTGGCTGTTATGCGATCCGGCCCATGGGATCTTGAAGATGTAAAGGCTTCTGGTGTTAACTTCGGCGTTGCGGCTATGCCGGCCATCGATGGTGGCGAGCAGTGGATTAACGGTGGCCCGGACCAAGGCTTTGCCATCGCTGAAAAAGCGACCGATAACGAGAAAGTCGCTGCCGAAAAATTCCTCTCATACCTTAACAGTGAGGAGGGCCTTAAGGCTTTCACTTCTGCTGCGGGTACCATGTCTCTGTCTGACAACTATCAGGCTGAGCCTCCGGCGGAACTCAAAGATGTTGTCGACACATATTTTGCAGCAAATAAGTTCTACTGGTACAACTGGTCCAAGTCCCCGGCTGCAATGACTACTGTGATGACTGACCAACAGCAGAAGCTTGTCCAGGGCAAGATCTCTGCTAGTGACATGACCAAGGCGCTTGACAGCAAGTGGAGCAGCCTCAAGTAG
- a CDS encoding carbohydrate ABC transporter permease, giving the protein MWFLLPIIVVFGVLTIVPLSQSFFYSLTDYDGWSSTFNFVWFDNYVRVFQDPDLLSALGFTLLYAFATTLLVTCLAIPLAVTLNKAMWGRSFARSLFFFLGVPAQAIIGLIWSYIFSPLSSGLVNKILAIFGIPGVGWLADDNLARFCVIFVSIWMQVGWHATLYLAFLQTIPADLYESARVDGANAGQQFVHITLPQLVPGIVVSMFLLMTGGLKIYDLPYTLTKGGPGSATTTLSQAILEKGIGQSEYGLGSALSVLFTVACIVVIVVQNGVASAVEKRFQ; this is encoded by the coding sequence ATGTGGTTTTTATTGCCCATCATCGTTGTGTTCGGAGTCCTCACTATCGTTCCGCTGTCGCAATCATTTTTTTATTCGTTAACAGACTACGATGGCTGGTCTTCCACTTTTAACTTCGTGTGGTTTGACAACTATGTCAGAGTATTTCAAGATCCTGACTTGTTGTCAGCTCTTGGTTTCACCCTGCTGTACGCCTTTGCCACCACGTTGTTGGTGACCTGTTTGGCCATCCCGTTGGCTGTTACTCTTAACAAGGCGATGTGGGGTCGTAGTTTCGCCCGTTCTTTGTTCTTCTTTCTGGGTGTGCCTGCACAAGCCATTATTGGTTTGATCTGGTCGTACATTTTCTCCCCGCTGAGTTCCGGCTTGGTGAACAAGATTCTCGCCATTTTTGGTATCCCAGGTGTGGGATGGCTCGCAGACGACAACCTTGCTCGCTTTTGCGTGATTTTCGTTTCGATTTGGATGCAGGTAGGCTGGCATGCTACCCTCTATCTGGCGTTTCTTCAGACCATCCCTGCTGATTTGTACGAATCGGCCCGTGTGGATGGCGCCAATGCAGGTCAGCAGTTTGTTCATATTACGCTTCCTCAGCTTGTTCCCGGCATTGTAGTTTCTATGTTCCTGCTTATGACTGGTGGCCTGAAGATCTATGATCTGCCGTACACGTTAACTAAGGGTGGTCCTGGCTCTGCTACTACCACGTTGTCTCAGGCGATACTTGAAAAGGGTATTGGGCAAAGTGAATACGGCTTGGGTTCTGCACTATCCGTGCTATTTACTGTGGCTTGCATTGTCGTCATCGTCGTTCAAAACGGTGTTGCAAGCGCCGTTGAAAAGAGGTTCCAATGA